DNA from Streptomyces rishiriensis:
CGACTCCTGCCGGGCTCGTGCGTGGGCGGACACGAACGCGTCCACCGCATCCCCGGCGCTGGGCGGCAGCCCGTGGGCCAGGGCGGCGGCCGTCAGGGCGGCGGCTTCGTCGACCTCCGCGTAGAAGGCCGGGCCGTCCCTCATCTCTTCGTCGTGGTCTTGGGTCCAGCGGCTGAAACTGGGCGTGGAGATGAGCAGGTGCAGTTCGGCGTAGGCCAGGGCCGTAGCGGGGACGGGATCCTGCGGCGGCGCGGGAGCCAGCATGGCGATCATGATGTCGAGTCGGCGCTTGGGCATGGCCGCGGACAGCTCGCGGTACCAGTGATCAGTGAGCGTGCGATGCGCCTCCGGGAGCCGCTGCACGCGGGACAGTATCTCCAGACGCCGCAGCCGTTCCTCGCCCGGGCAGTCGTCCAGGGACTTGAGCGTGGCCTCGCGCCACCGCAGTTCGGTCAGTCGTTCCTGCACCACTTCGAGCTCGGTTGCCACCAGTTCGCCGAGCGTGCACTCGCCCGTCACCACCTGCGTGATGGTCGCGATCGAGGTGTTCAGTGCCCGCAGGCGTCTGATGAGCCGGATCCGCTCCCACGCCTCGGGGCCGTAGCGCCGATGACCACCGGAGCTACGGACGGCCACCGGCAGCAGACCACTGTCGGAGTAGTAACGGAGCGTCTTGACGGAAAGACCTGTTCCGGCCGCCAGTTCACCGATGCTCCATGTGTCTTGCGTCACAGTGCCTTGAACCTCCAGTGCGCGGGAGGTTCTAGCGTATGGAGCACTGACGGCGCCGGTCGGCACCGTTTTCGTAGCTCAGAGCTCGTTCCGGCCTGACCGGACCGGTGCAGCCGCGTACGGCCGCCTGGTGCGGCGTCGTCCCATGCCGTCCCCGACCCAAGAACGGTGGGTGCGTATGTCCCCGACCATGACAGCACCGCGTCCATGCCGAAGAGCCGGACTCCGTGTGGTGCTGTTCCCCTTGCTGTGCGCGATGGCACTGCTCTCGGTCATCGCCCTACCTGCGGCCGGCGCAAGCCCCCGTTCCCCTGGCGCCACGGGGCAGGGCGGCGCCATCGTACGGACCGACCAGGGCCTGGTACGTGGTGTCTCCCACGGCTCGTACACCACCTTCGGCGGCCTTCCCTACGCCGCGCCGCCGACCGGACCGCTGCGCTGGCGTGCCCCTGTGCCCGCCGCCGCGTGGCGGGGTGTCCGGGATGCGACGAGGCCGGCTGAACGCTGTGTGCAGATGCCGACACCAGGTACCGGCGCGATCGTCGGCTCGGAGGACTGCCTCTACCTCAACGTCACGGTACCGGCGACGAAGCCGGCCGGGAAGAAGCGGCCCGTGCTGGTGTGGATGCACGGCGGTGCGTTCCTGGGGGGTTCCGGCAGTGACTACAGCGCTGAACGACTGGCGGTCCTAGGTGACGCGGTCGTCGTCACGGTCAACTACCGGTTGGGGATCTTCGGCTACTTCGGTCACTCCGGGTTGGGCGCCGCCCCGCCTTTCGGGCTGGCGGACCAGCAGACCGCCCTGCGCTGGGTGCGGGCGAACGCCGCGCCGTTCGGCGGTGATCCGAGCAAGGTCACGCTGTTCGGTGAATCCGCGGGCGCCCTCAGTATCTGTGCACACCTCACCTCGCCGACCGCCGTCGGACTCTTTCAGCGGGCCGTGCTCCAGAGCGGTTCCTGCCTCACGTCCTTCCCGCGCGGCGCCCTCGGGCCCGGCACACCGGCGTACGAGCCGTTCGCCGCACAGGCCGATGTCCAGACGGCCGGTGCGCAAGCCGCCCGGCAACTGGGCTGCACGGCGGGCGGCGGGGACGAGGTACTGGCGTGCCTGCGCCGGCTGAGCACGGATCGTCTCGCCACCGCGCAGCTGATGCAGTCCTTCAACCGGCCCGCCTTCGGCAACGGGCTGCTGCCCCTCGCGCCCGGCCGGGCGTTGGCGTCGGGACGCTTCCACCGCGTGCCGGTCGTGCTGGGCACCAACCACGATGAGATGCGGATGTTCGTCGGCGTGTCGCTCGCCGCGTTCCCGATCCGTACCGAGGACGACTACCGCGCCCGTCTGGCGGACGCATTCGGTCCTGCGGCCCCGGCCGTCGAGGCGCGGTATCCGGCAGCACACCATGCCTCTCCCGCGCTGGCCTGGGCCGCGGTGCTGACCGATCGATCCTTCACGTGCACCACGCTGGCAGCCGACCGGGCCATCGCGGCGCATGCCCCCGGTCTGCCGCTGTACGGCTACGAGTTCAACGATCCGGAAGCTCCCGTCCTCGCCGGTCTGCCGGCGAACCCGGGCTTCCCCTACGGTGCGGCGCACGGCTTCGAGATGCCGTTCCTGTTCCCCTCCGTCCCCACCGAGCGGCCGCTGAGCAACAGCCAGCGCGCCCTGTCGGACCGGATGGTCGGCTACTGGACGACCTTCGCGCGCACCGGCGACCCGAACGCCCCCGACGCCCCGCTATGGCCCACCCTCCGCCCGTCGTCACCTCACACGCCGTCGGTGCTGTCGTTGGTTTCCGGACCAGGCGGGATCCACCCGGTCGACGCCTATTCCGCACACCAATGCTCGTTCTGGGACCGCCTGTCCCAGTGAGCCTCCCCGCGCGTGCCCGGCTTCGGACGGCGAGCTGCCCGCTCGTCCGCTGCCACACCCGCTCGACCGCGGCCAGCTCATCGCGCTCAGCTCGTCCCTCCGACAGCTGCTTGACCAGCTGCACTTCGAGCCCGTCCAATCCGCGCGGCGATCCGGGAGAAGACATGCGTGGGCTGATGCCGCGTGCGAAGGTGCCGAACAGGAGGGGGCGTCTCCGCGCCAGGCGTCGGCCAGCCACACCACCGGCTCCCGAGCGGCGGCGCCACTATCCGGGCGGCTGCGTCTTCCTGACCGGACGACGCTCGAGGGCGTCATGTACGTGCTGCGCACGGGTGTCGCGTGGCGTGGTGTTCCCGCGGAAACGGTGGGCTGCTCCGGTGTGACGGCCTGGCGCCGGTTACGGGACCGGACCGAGGCCGGCGTCCGGCCCCGCTCGGCGTCTGGCCAGGCGGCCTTGTGGGCAACTGTCCGTGGTCCGGCCTCGTCACCAGCAGGGCCACTGGGGAATGGCCGGACTGCCGTGCGCCGGCCATCGAGGGAGCGGGGCAAGACGGGCGAGGCGGCCGCGGTCAGGCTGACCGGCCTCCCGTTATCTCCCGGCCGGCTCCGGTCCTGGTGCCGGGCGCCTGCCTCGCTGTACCAACCGTGAGCCGTCCACGCTGAACCCGACCTCGGCGCCGCCGTCCTTCCGGGTGCGTGCGAAGACGGTGCCGCCGTGCGCCTCGGCGACGTCCCGCACGATGGCGAGGCCGAGGCCGGAGCCCGGCAGACCCCGTGCGGCGTCGGCCCGGTAGAAGCGGTCGAAGACGCGTTCTGCGTCGGCCGTGCTGATCCCGGGACCGCGGTCGGAGACGGTGACCGTGCCGCCCCGGATGCACACTCCGATCGGTTCACGGTCGTCGGTGTCGAACTTGGCGGGGTTCTCCAGCAGGTTGCCCACGGCCCGTTCCAGTCCGTCGGGGCGGCCGTGGACCACGGAGCCGTCGGCGTCGAGGTGGACGAGGCGGCGCGTGCGCCGGTGGACGCGCCGGGCCGCACGACGGGCCACCTCGGCAAGATCCACGGGTCCTTCGGGCTCCTCGCGGTGCTGGGCCAGTGCCAGCTGGACCAGTTCGTCGACGAGATCGCTCAGTTCGCGTGTCTCTCCCTCGACGTCGTCGAGGAGCCGGGCGCGGGCGTCGGGGGAGAGGGAGTCGAGGCGGGCCAGCACCGTGGCGTTGGTACGCAGACTGGTCAGTGGGGTGCGCAGTTCGTGCGCGGCGTCCTGGACCAGCCTCTCCTGCGCCTCGCGGGCGGCGAGCCGGGTGAGCATCCTGCCGAACGACGTGGAGAGCCGGCCCACTTCGTCGCGCCCACCGGCCAGGGCGGTGCCGGAGATCCGGCCGCTGACACTGATCTCCTCGGTGAGCCGCGTCAGTCGGCTCAGCCGCGCGGTGATGCTCCGGGCGAGAACGAACCCCATGCCCGCCGCGACGAACATGACCCAAAGGACATGTCCGGCCATCCCCCGGGCCATGCCGCCCAGTTGACGGTGGGTTCCGTCGATCGGCACGGACACCTGCAGGGCGCCGTCGCCCTCGCCCAGTGCCGTGGTCAGCCGGCGGTAGGTGGTGCCGTCCACCGCGACCTCGGCGGTGACCGTCTCGCCTTTCTCGCCCGTTGCGGCCAGCGAACGAGCGGCGGCGGACACCGGCAGCCTTGCCGACGGGCCGCCGAGGTGTGTGGCGGTGCCGTCCGGCGCTATGGCCTGCATGACCATCTGCCACTCCGGCTCGTCCCCGGGGCCCGGCAGGTCGGGGCCGGGATAGAGGTCCGGGGCCTGTGCGCCGGTCTCGGCAGGTATGAGAAACGAGCCCACACCAGCGAGCGCCACGACGACCGCGGGTCCGCGCCACGGCTTCGATAAATAACCCATCCAGTCATCATCGCGTCGACAACAGAGGCAAGGAAGCTCTTGCGCAACTGGGCGACAGGTACCGCCGGCTGCCGTGCAGCGCGGCATTCGCCCCTGAGCGCCGAGCGAGGCCAGGCACACGGCTCTGGCCTCGGCGAATTCCGTCGAGGGTCGAGAGGACGATCTCCAGGCTGCCCGCACCCCCAGGGCCGGGGTCGCCTGTGCTCGACGGAAAGAGGCCACGGAAGCCCCTGTGTCGTGGCCGTCTCGACCTGACTGGCCTTCCGGGCCCGGCCGACGTGATCGACGGCCGGCGCCCGCGGGCGGCCGTTCTCCTCTACGGGGACGGCTTCCTGTTCTGCTTTTCGTCGCCCGTCTCCTGCTCGGCCGAGCGGCGCTGGGCGCCGGTGCTGGGGCTCAGCGCGTCACCGGCCTCACCGTCCTGTGTTCCGGGGACGATCGCGTCCTCTGCCTCCCGGCGGGCCGCACGGTCGCCGCTCTCACCGGGGGCCTCGGAGGGCGGGGTCGGCTTGCGGTCTTCCTTCTTGGTCATGCGCATTCCCTTCCGTATGTGCTCTCGTCGCGGTTCGTGCGGCGGGCCGTGGCGGTGCGGACGCGGCAGCGCGCCGGGTGCACGGGGGCACGGCCGACGCACGAGTGCGACCGACGTCGGCACGCCTACCCCAGGAGCGGCACCGCAAGCTGATGGCCGGCCGGGATCGTAGGGTGGGAATTCGCGGGGCAAAAGCGAGCCCCGCTCCGACCTTGTCCTTTGAGGTATGGACCGGTTGCGTTCGGCGATGGTCTCTGGGGTTTGACGGCTTCCCTCATGTCGTGGGGGTGGCGGGCCGCTGGAGCCGAGTGGCCGTCCTGGGACGGGCCATGAGGGTCGAGGTGCACGGGCCGGGCAGGGGCGCCCCAGGTCGGCGGCCGCCTCACCGAGGAGCCACCTGCAGGCGGATCAACGTGTCCGGTTTGTGCAGCGCACGGTCCGAGCGCGTCCGCCCGAGTACCTCCACCGGCAGATCGGCCAGGAGTGGGCCCGACAGTACGATCAACGCCGTGAGCAGCTCCCCGCACGGCCTGACAGGCCACCGGACGGAAGGTGACAAGTCTTTGAAGGGCCTGCGACTGTTGACCCTGAACACCCTCTTCACCGGTGATGTCCCCGCTCGGCTGCGTGCCCTCGGCACGGCGCTGGACCGGTCCGACTACGACATCGTCTGCCTGCAGGAGGTCATGTTCCGCCGCAACGCGCGGCTGATCCGCCGTGCCGCTCCCGCATACCGGCACTTCGCCTACTCGGGCACGGTCCTGCTCAAGGGGGGTCTGGTGCTGCTGTCCCGGTGGCCAATCAGCCGGTGGCGGTTCGTGCGGTACCCGCTGACGGGTCCGGTGCGCGGCGAACTCCTCATGCGCAAGGGTGCCCAGCTGGCGTCCGTGGCCACCCCGGACGGTGAACTGGTGGTCGTGAACACCCACTTGTCGGCCAACCGCGACGACGACTGGTCCCCAGCGAACCGGAACACGCGGATCGCAGAAGTCGAACTGGGCCGGCTCACCGGGTTGATCGCGGCCATCGGCCCGTCCCTGCCCGTCGCCGTGGTCGGTGACCTGAACGTCCCGCGCGGCTCGGCGGTACTCGCCGACTTCCTCACCACAGCAGGGCTGCGCGACGTTCTCGCCGACGACACGCGTCCGACGTATCGGCCCACAGCTCGATGGCCGTCGCCGCCGGCCCTGGACCATGTACTGGTCCGGGCCGCAGCCGGGGAGACGCTGACCGGCTGCGCCGACTTCGTCTTCCAGGACAAGGTGACACTGGCCGACGGCCGCCAGGCCTACTTGTCCGACCACTACGGCGTGCAGGCGCAGTTGATCCGGTCGAAGTGACACGGAGACGCGTACGGAAATGCAGTTGATCACCCTGATCGGGTGGGCCGGTATCCGTCGGACATGACGGACGCGGAGTGGTTGGCCGTGCGGCCTTTGCTGCCGGTGCCGACCTCGATCCAGGGCCGTGGTGGGCAGCCCGTCGATTGCCGTCGTCGCCCTGACGGCAGGTCTCACCGTCGGAATGTATCGGCTGCCTGCGTCGCGGGTATGCGCTGTTGGTCTTCGGTCAGCGGCGGCCGGTGGCCAGGATGTCGGCTTCGGGACGATGTCTTCTGGTGGCGACGTGCGTTGTGCCGGTCTCTACCGGTCGAGGAACTCGTTGGCGGTTTCCACGAACCGGTCATGGATTGGAAGATGCCACCGTGGCCGGCGTCGGGGTAGATGACCAGCTCGGCGTTCGGCAGTCGTCGGGCCAGGTCGGCAGAGTTCTTCGAAGGCACCATCCTGTCGCTGTCGCCGTTTGCGACGAGTACGGGCTGGTGGATGACGGAGAGGTCGTGGGGTCGTTCCAGGCCCCAGCGGTGGATGGCCTTGAGCTGGTTGTTGTAGGCGATGGGCGAGATCGCCTTGTCCCGGTCGGTGGTGCGTTCCTTCAGGCGGGCCAGGAACTCCTTGCCCGCGCGACGCCCGGTCGCGGTGCGGGTGAAGAAGAGGAACTGCTTGGGGTCCTGGAGCGTGACCAGGGCTCGGAGGGTGTCGAGGTGGGACAGCACGGTCACGTTCTTGATGCCCTCGCCACCGGCGGAGCCGGTGCCCGAGAGGATCATTTTGCGGACGAGGTGCGGGTCGGTCCGCGCGATCACTTGGGCGATCATGCCGCCCATCGAGAAGCCGTGGATGTCGACGTGTTCGAGCCCGAGGGCTCGGATGAAGGTGACGGCGTCCTTCGCCATCTCCTGGATGGTGCGGGGCGTGGAACCGCTGGAAGCGCCGACACCCCTGTTGTCGAACGTGATGACATGGCGCTTGGCGGCGATGCCGTCGACGACGCGGGGGTCCCAGTTGTCGAGCACCGCGGCAAGGTGGGTCAGGAAGACCACCGGGGTGCCGGACCGGGGGCCGAGCTCGCGGTAGGCGAAGGTCACGCCGTCGGCGGTGAGGGTGCGGGTCGGTGCGTCCCTGTAAGACGTCACCAGGTCGTAGCGTCCTGCCTGCTGGTCATTCATGGCTGCGTCCCTCTTCGAGCGGGTAGTGGGTCGCGTCTGTTCGCGTGTTTCGGGTGGGATTCGCGCGCCGGTCTTCCCTCTCGGAAGACGGGGTGCGCGGCGGGTCGAACCCGACGGCGCCGCGGGCGACATTTAAAGTATGACCGTAATTCTATGAAGGAGCAAGTGCTGACGGGGCGAGAAGGATTTGGTGTCATGACTGCCATCACTCTGCGGATCCCTGACGCCATGGACAAGCCGCTGCGCGACGCGGCCGCCGGCGCCCCGTCCCTGAACGACTACATCGTGCGCGCGGTGCGTCGGCAGATGACGCTCGATGCCGCGCGCAAGCTCGCCTCGATCGCGCCCCTCGACCTCGCGGGTGAGGGCGACGCCCTGTGATCATCCGCAAGGGCGACGTCTGGGACGTCGACACCGGCAAGGGCACGCGCACTGTTCTCGTCGTTAGTCTCGACGGCCTCGCCGAGGCCTACGGCGCTGTCGTCGCCGTGGTGCTCCACGCCCCGGCCGAGCACCCCGACACGGCGATGAGCGTGCATCTGAGCACCCCGGTCGACGCCTCCCTCGTCGCGGTCGACCTCCTGCAGCTCTCCGCCATCCGCTTCGAAGCCGGCGCCCTGCACGGCAACATCGGCCCCGAGCAGCAGGAGCTCGTCGACAACGCCCTCCGCGCCGTCCTCGACCTGTAGCGGACGCCGCGCACGGTTTCGAGGTGCGAAGTGCGGAGTGAGAAGGGTGCTTGACGATCTTTCACGGGGAGCCGGTGTTCCGCCGGTGCACTTCGGCCGATGTGGTGTTGCGCGAGCCGAGTGAAAGCCGAGGGATGCCGTCGGTGCGCAAGTCGGGCGACGGGCCGGGCCGTTGGGCTCCTCTGTGTGATGAAGAAGGAAAGAAGGTCCTCGCTCCTTCGGGGGAGTGAGGACCTTGTCCATCTTGGGGCTGTGTCAGCTGTGTGCGCCCCACCAGACCCACGCCGTGCGATCGATGCCGCCTTCACCGATGTAGTTGGTGGTGTAGACGGCGTTGCCGTTGTCCGAGGTGCGGAGGAATACGCCGGTTCCAGTGACGAAGTCGCATTCGAGGTAGTTGCCGTCGCCGCTCCACCACTGCCCGGGGGCGTTTCCGCAGCCGCTCATCCAGACGGCGTTGGTCGCGGTCTTGCTGTCCGTGGTGAGGCACAAGCCGTTGGCCTTGCTCACCAGGCGGCGAAACACCGTGCCGTCGTAGTTGCGGGTGTAGGAGTCCGAACCCCAGTGCCAGTTCCGGGTGGAGAGCGAGTCGTCGCAGGTGTCCGACCACACCTTGTCGCTCACGGTCGACGAGACGAGACAGTTGCCCTCGTGGTCGTTCGCATACGTCCAGTACGTCGTCGCGGACGCGGTGGACATCGAGCCTGCCACGGCGAGCATCAGGGCGGCGAGTCCCACGGGCGCGGTCAGTCTCAGGGTCCTCAGAGAATTCATGATCGCCAGGATTGAGGGCAGAGGAGGAATTCCTGTAAATCAAGCGTGAACACGCCATGCCACTTTGGTCATGTTCGCGCCAACGCCGTGGCTTCCGTCGTTGTCGAAGCCTTGTGGCCGCTCTTGTGGCCGCTCTGTGCGTGAGCCCCACCGGCCCGTCGGCATGACGGTCGGCCTTCTCGAGCATCGTGTGGCGGATGCTCCCGCCCCTCAGGTGATCACGGCGGGAGGGCGCGGCAGGTACTCCGGCCTCGATGAGCGGATGAGACCACTCCTCGTCACCAACCGGGGCCGGTGACGATGCCTTCCGGGACGAATGCCGCGATAGGGCTGTCTGCTGTCTGCCATTCTGAAGTGCCTTTCTGCACTCATCGTGTGCACCAGGGGCGGAGTTCCTCGCCGCCACTCGTCGACGCGAGGAACTCCGCCCCGA
Protein-coding regions in this window:
- a CDS encoding helix-turn-helix domain-containing protein, yielding MTQDTWSIGELAAGTGLSVKTLRYYSDSGLLPVAVRSSGGHRRYGPEAWERIRLIRRLRALNTSIATITQVVTGECTLGELVATELEVVQERLTELRWREATLKSLDDCPGEERLRRLEILSRVQRLPEAHRTLTDHWYRELSAAMPKRRLDIMIAMLAPAPPQDPVPATALAYAELHLLISTPSFSRWTQDHDEEMRDGPAFYAEVDEAAALTAAALAHGLPPSAGDAVDAFVSAHARARQESDTPAFRAHLHALVSRSSGFDPRLERYWALVGTATGGRVLNMTVAHRWLTDGLSISIAGSARSTPRGLGSGKPTTGYEGPPPGKPPSPPTA
- a CDS encoding carboxylesterase/lipase family protein produces the protein MALLSVIALPAAGASPRSPGATGQGGAIVRTDQGLVRGVSHGSYTTFGGLPYAAPPTGPLRWRAPVPAAAWRGVRDATRPAERCVQMPTPGTGAIVGSEDCLYLNVTVPATKPAGKKRPVLVWMHGGAFLGGSGSDYSAERLAVLGDAVVVTVNYRLGIFGYFGHSGLGAAPPFGLADQQTALRWVRANAAPFGGDPSKVTLFGESAGALSICAHLTSPTAVGLFQRAVLQSGSCLTSFPRGALGPGTPAYEPFAAQADVQTAGAQAARQLGCTAGGGDEVLACLRRLSTDRLATAQLMQSFNRPAFGNGLLPLAPGRALASGRFHRVPVVLGTNHDEMRMFVGVSLAAFPIRTEDDYRARLADAFGPAAPAVEARYPAAHHASPALAWAAVLTDRSFTCTTLAADRAIAAHAPGLPLYGYEFNDPEAPVLAGLPANPGFPYGAAHGFEMPFLFPSVPTERPLSNSQRALSDRMVGYWTTFARTGDPNAPDAPLWPTLRPSSPHTPSVLSLVSGPGGIHPVDAYSAHQCSFWDRLSQ
- a CDS encoding transposase; amino-acid sequence: MHFEPVQSARRSGRRHAWADAACEGAEQEGASPRQASASHTTGSRAAAPLSGRLRLPDRTTLEGVMYVLRTGVAWRGVPAETVGCSGVTAWRRLRDRTEAGVRPRSASGQAALWATVRGPASSPAGPLGNGRTAVRRPSRERGKTGEAAAVRLTGLPLSPGRLRSWCRAPASLYQP
- a CDS encoding HAMP domain-containing sensor histidine kinase: MGYLSKPWRGPAVVVALAGVGSFLIPAETGAQAPDLYPGPDLPGPGDEPEWQMVMQAIAPDGTATHLGGPSARLPVSAAARSLAATGEKGETVTAEVAVDGTTYRRLTTALGEGDGALQVSVPIDGTHRQLGGMARGMAGHVLWVMFVAAGMGFVLARSITARLSRLTRLTEEISVSGRISGTALAGGRDEVGRLSTSFGRMLTRLAAREAQERLVQDAAHELRTPLTSLRTNATVLARLDSLSPDARARLLDDVEGETRELSDLVDELVQLALAQHREEPEGPVDLAEVARRAARRVHRRTRRLVHLDADGSVVHGRPDGLERAVGNLLENPAKFDTDDREPIGVCIRGGTVTVSDRGPGISTADAERVFDRFYRADAARGLPGSGLGLAIVRDVAEAHGGTVFARTRKDGGAEVGFSVDGSRLVQRGRRPAPGPEPAGR
- a CDS encoding endonuclease/exonuclease/phosphatase family protein is translated as MSSSPHGLTGHRTEGDKSLKGLRLLTLNTLFTGDVPARLRALGTALDRSDYDIVCLQEVMFRRNARLIRRAAPAYRHFAYSGTVLLKGGLVLLSRWPISRWRFVRYPLTGPVRGELLMRKGAQLASVATPDGELVVVNTHLSANRDDDWSPANRNTRIAEVELGRLTGLIAAIGPSLPVAVVGDLNVPRGSAVLADFLTTAGLRDVLADDTRPTYRPTARWPSPPALDHVLVRAAAGETLTGCADFVFQDKVTLADGRQAYLSDHYGVQAQLIRSK
- a CDS encoding alpha/beta fold hydrolase; the encoded protein is MNDQQAGRYDLVTSYRDAPTRTLTADGVTFAYRELGPRSGTPVVFLTHLAAVLDNWDPRVVDGIAAKRHVITFDNRGVGASSGSTPRTIQEMAKDAVTFIRALGLEHVDIHGFSMGGMIAQVIARTDPHLVRKMILSGTGSAGGEGIKNVTVLSHLDTLRALVTLQDPKQFLFFTRTATGRRAGKEFLARLKERTTDRDKAISPIAYNNQLKAIHRWGLERPHDLSVIHQPVLVANGDSDRMVPSKNSADLARRLPNAELVIYPDAGHGGIFQSMTGSWKPPTSSSTGRDRHNARRHQKTSSRSRHPGHRPPLTEDQQRIPATQAADTFRR